In the genome of Massilibacillus massiliensis, one region contains:
- a CDS encoding class II glutamine amidotransferase domain-containing protein: protein MCRIGSIKSKVPVHPSKALHLMLPQQEGHDNSGFAMVMQDLYGVFTEYKDKPLLSLACTQRGAQLVEDYMDSHNFVQLAEWIPKPNKQPGLDIKAMPYYIFRNYDYPEQYHDKSQAEREELMLDTRLALRSILEEEAEGYVYSFWPDVLTLKEIGDPRDIATYFRLWDDSGMLMAKSIITQCRQNTNYDIVRYAAHPFFIQGYTLCANGENTFYTKNMEYQKSLHRGYIGFESDSQNFIYTLHYVLRQLKWPIQYYKHVITPLTFAEAEERQDKKVLSVIRQSLGHLEINGPNTIIALLPSGDMMTCCDSKKLRPVVVGGDDTTIAIASEVCGLNAILPNRDMAKDIYPNEREVVLINNELEVQRWKQ from the coding sequence ATGTGTAGGATTGGATCAATAAAGAGTAAAGTACCGGTTCATCCATCAAAAGCTTTGCATTTGATGTTGCCGCAGCAAGAAGGCCATGATAACTCTGGTTTTGCTATGGTTATGCAGGATTTGTATGGAGTTTTCACTGAGTATAAAGATAAACCATTATTATCTTTGGCATGTACACAACGCGGCGCCCAGCTGGTAGAAGATTATATGGACAGTCATAACTTTGTTCAACTGGCAGAATGGATTCCAAAGCCCAATAAACAACCGGGGTTAGATATAAAAGCGATGCCTTACTATATTTTCCGTAACTATGATTATCCAGAACAATATCATGATAAATCTCAAGCAGAGCGTGAAGAACTTATGCTGGATACGCGGCTCGCGCTTCGCAGTATATTAGAGGAAGAGGCAGAAGGGTATGTATATTCTTTCTGGCCAGATGTTTTGACCTTAAAAGAAATTGGTGATCCACGGGATATTGCCACTTATTTTAGATTATGGGATGACAGTGGAATGTTGATGGCCAAAAGTATCATCACGCAATGTCGTCAAAATACAAACTATGATATTGTACGTTACGCCGCACATCCGTTTTTTATTCAAGGCTATACATTATGTGCGAATGGTGAAAATACATTCTATACAAAGAATATGGAATATCAGAAATCTTTGCATCGTGGGTATATTGGTTTTGAGTCGGATTCACAGAATTTCATTTATACATTGCATTATGTACTTCGCCAATTAAAATGGCCGATTCAATATTATAAGCATGTGATTACGCCACTGACATTTGCTGAAGCTGAGGAGCGGCAGGATAAGAAAGTACTGAGTGTCATTCGACAATCTTTAGGTCATTTAGAAATCAACGGGCCGAATACAATCATTGCATTATTGCCGAGTGGTGATATGATGACCTGCTGTGATTCGAAGAAACTTCGTCCGGTTGTTGTTGGCGGAGATGATACAACAATTGCAATTGCATCTGAAGTTTGTGGTTTAAATGCAATTTTACCAAATCGTGATATGGCAAAAGACATTTATCCAAATGAACGTGAGGTCGTTTTGATTAATAATGAATTGGAGGTGCAAAGATGGAAGCAGTAA
- a CDS encoding glutamate synthase-related protein: MEAVRTQDVGVNDLKWKIEYYAERCTMCGSCIAACTKNAIEACMARRSITVSTAHQPEPLKEHKAVPVIRQVASIDSACIGCGMCEKVCPNRAIKPVRNPDNRVNLLARDHGPIKRGGRTNLNAQRTLDHIIVGRISQMTDPALDSERHTFDIRAPFGRVLLPGELPLVSENGELRLTEKTPPVNWIYPLIFSDMSIGALSTRAWEAVSLATAYLNEKHHLPIRMSSGEGGMPVKLLESEKLKYMILQIASGHFGWNRIIKAMPRMKVDPAGILIKIGQGAKPGDGGLLPAAKVAEHVQAIRGVPKATLSSPPNHQGLYSIEESVQKMHLSLNAAFGFRVPVAIKCAASATSVSVYNNLLRDPYKICGGFFIDGIQGGTGAANEVSLDHTGHPVVSKLRECYLAAVKQGLQGQIPLWAGGGIGLTGNAAADAFKMICLGANGVFVGKILIQLLGCVGNENGRCNACSTGKCPTGICTQDPRLVKRLDIDRGAQNIVDYVLALDNEMRKLMAPIGNSSLPVGRSDALVTTDKAIADKLGIQYVC; the protein is encoded by the coding sequence ATGGAAGCAGTAAGAACGCAGGATGTTGGTGTAAATGACTTGAAATGGAAAATAGAATATTACGCCGAGCGCTGCACGATGTGCGGGAGTTGTATTGCAGCTTGTACGAAGAATGCAATTGAAGCTTGTATGGCACGACGTTCTATTACTGTTTCTACTGCACATCAGCCAGAACCTTTGAAAGAGCATAAAGCGGTCCCTGTGATACGTCAAGTGGCGAGTATAGATAGTGCCTGTATTGGCTGTGGGATGTGTGAAAAGGTTTGTCCTAATCGGGCAATAAAACCGGTTCGCAATCCTGATAATCGTGTAAATTTGCTGGCACGCGATCATGGGCCGATAAAACGCGGCGGACGTACGAACTTAAATGCACAACGTACGCTAGACCATATTATTGTTGGAAGAATATCGCAAATGACAGATCCAGCGCTTGATTCGGAACGTCATACTTTTGATATCCGGGCTCCATTCGGAAGAGTACTATTGCCTGGTGAATTGCCATTGGTATCAGAAAATGGTGAATTAAGATTAACTGAAAAAACACCACCTGTGAATTGGATATATCCGTTGATTTTTAGTGATATGTCTATAGGGGCTTTATCAACAAGAGCATGGGAAGCGGTTTCTTTAGCGACAGCCTATCTGAATGAAAAACATCATTTGCCGATTCGTATGAGTTCCGGTGAAGGTGGGATGCCGGTAAAATTACTGGAATCAGAAAAATTAAAATATATGATTTTGCAAATTGCTTCGGGACATTTCGGCTGGAATCGCATTATCAAGGCTATGCCAAGAATGAAAGTAGATCCGGCTGGTATTTTAATTAAAATCGGGCAAGGGGCAAAACCTGGTGACGGCGGACTTTTACCAGCGGCAAAAGTTGCGGAACATGTGCAGGCAATTCGCGGTGTCCCAAAAGCGACTTTAAGCTCACCGCCGAATCATCAAGGTTTATATTCTATTGAGGAATCCGTACAAAAAATGCATTTATCTTTAAATGCCGCATTTGGTTTTAGAGTTCCTGTAGCGATTAAATGCGCGGCCTCGGCCACTTCGGTATCCGTATATAATAATTTGCTTCGTGATCCATATAAAATTTGCGGCGGATTCTTTATTGATGGTATTCAAGGTGGAACTGGTGCTGCGAATGAAGTTTCTTTGGATCATACAGGACATCCGGTCGTATCTAAATTACGTGAATGTTATTTAGCAGCTGTAAAGCAAGGTTTGCAAGGTCAGATTCCACTTTGGGCGGGCGGCGGTATTGGCTTAACTGGAAATGCAGCAGCGGATGCATTTAAAATGATTTGTTTAGGAGCAAATGGTGTTTTTGTAGGAAAAATTTTAATACAATTACTTGGCTGTGTTGGGAATGAGAATGGGCGTTGTAATGCTTGTTCTACAGGAAAATGTCCAACGGGGATTTGCACGCAGGATCCTCGTTTAGTAAAGCGGTTGGATATTGATAGAGGTGCGCAAAATATTGTTGACTATGTATTGGCATTAGATAATGAAATGCGAAAATTGATGGCACCAATTGGAAATAGTTCGCTTCCGGTAGGACGTTCTGATGCTCTAGTGACGACAGATAAGGCAATTGCCGATAAACTTGGAATACAATATGTATGTTAG